The genomic region CGTGGGCCTCGGCCAGGAGCTCGTCGGAGCGGGCCTGGATCCTGGCCAGGAACGTGTCCCAGCGCGCGTCGGGGCTCACGGCGTCGCCTCGCAGTGCGCGCACCGCGCGGCGGGCTCGAGCGCGCGCCCGCACCCGCGGCACGCCGGGCGCGACACCATGTTGCCGCCGCAGAAGCCACAGGCCTGCGCGTCGGAGCCGTCCTTGCGCGGCGCGCCGCAGGCCACGCACGTCAGCACGAACGCGCGGGCCGCGACCGGGGCGTCGACCGGCGGGCGCTGCCGGGCGGTCGCGAACAGCCCGCCGAGCCTGGATCTGGGCTTGTCCGGCACGATCCCGATCGTACACGCTGGTGGCGGTCGCGCGCCGCCGTCGTCGCGTTACTTGCGGAGATCCTCGACGTGGTCGAGATCGTGGTCGAGCGGCACCTCGATCGTGACCTCGCGCTCGACGCCGAGCTGCGGGTTGACGAAGCGCAGGCGATGGCGGCCGGGCGTGAGCCGCAGGGTCGCGATGGTCTCGTGGGCGACGCTGCCGCCGTCGACGTAGACCAGCGCCCACGGCCGGGCGTTGACGCGGACGGTGCGCGGCGGGGGCGGCGGCGGCGCGGCGTCGGTGATCGCGCCGGCGTCGACCCGCGGGGCCCGGACGACCGCCGCGTGCCCGGCGTCGAGGACGGCCGCGGCGTCGGGGCCGACGGCGTCGGGGACGGCGCGCGCGTCGACCGGCGCGGGCGCGGCGTCGGGCGGGCCGGCGTCGCGTACGGCGGCGTCGAGCGCGCTGGCCGGCGCGCGGGCGGCGCCGCGCCCACCGACGACCGCGATGGCGATGGCGGCGATGGCGGCGATCACCGCCGCGGCGGCGAGCCCGACCCAGGCGGCGCGGCGCGGCCGGGCGACGGGCGCGACGGGCGCGGTGGGTGCGGGCGCCGGCGGCGGCGGCGCGGCGAGGTCCTCGGCCGCGGTCGCGGCCAGCGAGCGCTCGGTGTTCGATCCGCCGGCGGCGTCGTCGAGGAAGCTGCGCAGGTCGCTGCCGTCGTCGTCGCCGAGCGCGGGGGCGGCGTCGTCGGTCGCGCCGTCCCAGCGCGCCGCCATCCACCGGGCCAGCTGCGCCGCCGGCGCGTCGTCCTTGACCGCGGCGCGGCAGCCGACGATGAACTCGTCGAGCGCGGCCAGCATCGCGCGCGCGTCGTCGAAGCGGTCGGCGCGATCGGCCGCCGTCGCGCGATCGACGATCGCAACCAGCGCCGGATCGATCCCCGGCGGCCACGGCGTCAGCTCGCCCGCCCGCGCGGCCGTGAGCAGCGCCTCGCGCTCGTCGCCGGGCCGGGCCCGGGCGCCGGTGACCAGCTCGCGCAGGAGCAGCCCGACCGCGTAGAGGTCGGCGCGCGCGTCGACGGGCTCGCCGCGGGCCTGCTCGGGCGCCAGGTACGCGGGGGTGCCGACGAGCCCCTTCGGGTCGTCGCCGGCGAGCGCGGCGATGCCGAAATCCGTCAGCTTGACCTCGCCCGACCACGACACCAGCACGTTGCGGGGCGTGACGTCGCGGTGGACGATGCCCAGGGGCTCGCCGTCGGGACCCTTGCGCTCGTGGGCGTACGCCAGCGCACCGCAGCACTCGCCGGCGACGAACGCCGCCACCATCGGTGACAGCTGGTCGCCGGCCCGCGCCAGCGTCGAGCCGAGGTCCTTGCCCTCGACCCGCTCCATCGCCAGGAACACCTGCTCGCCGCTGCGGCCGAAGTCGAAGACCGGGACGATGTTGGCGTGGGTCAGGCTCATCGACAGCCGGGCCTCGCGCATGAACAGGTCGAGGAACCGTACGTCGCCGGCGCGCTCGGGCCGGATCCGCTTCACGACCAAGAGCTTCTCGAGGCCGCCGGCCCGGCGCCGGGCCAGGAACACCTCGGCCATGCCGCCGCGCGCGAGGGGGCGCACCAGCTGGTAGCGACCCATCGCACGCGCCATCGCGGCCAGTATACCCCCGCGGTTGACCGTCGGTCGGCGCGGTCCCAGAATCGGCGGCGTGCGCATCGTGCCCGTGCTCGTGGCCGTCGTCATCGC from Myxococcales bacterium harbors:
- a CDS encoding serine/threonine protein kinase, translated to MARAMGRYQLVRPLARGGMAEVFLARRRAGGLEKLLVVKRIRPERAGDVRFLDLFMREARLSMSLTHANIVPVFDFGRSGEQVFLAMERVEGKDLGSTLARAGDQLSPMVAAFVAGECCGALAYAHERKGPDGEPLGIVHRDVTPRNVLVSWSGEVKLTDFGIAALAGDDPKGLVGTPAYLAPEQARGEPVDARADLYAVGLLLRELVTGARARPGDEREALLTAARAGELTPWPPGIDPALVAIVDRATAADRADRFDDARAMLAALDEFIVGCRAAVKDDAPAAQLARWMAARWDGATDDAAPALGDDDGSDLRSFLDDAAGGSNTERSLAATAAEDLAAPPPPAPAPTAPVAPVARPRRAAWVGLAAAAVIAAIAAIAIAVVGGRGAARAPASALDAAVRDAGPPDAAPAPVDARAVPDAVGPDAAAVLDAGHAAVVRAPRVDAGAITDAAPPPPPPRTVRVNARPWALVYVDGGSVAHETIATLRLTPGRHRLRFVNPQLGVEREVTIEVPLDHDLDHVEDLRK